The DNA window TGGGCAGGCGTCCCTGGCGACGCCTCCGGGCAGGTGATCGACTTTCCGGGCCTCGGCCCGGCAGGCGCCCTGACCAGCGTTGCGTTTGAATCTCCGCTGGTGGAATTGCGCGGTCCTAATGGCCGCGCGCAACTGGTGCTAACGGGCGCTTACGCCAGCGGTCAGTCCCATGACCAGACCGCCCTGGCGACTTACAGCGTCGCCCCGGCCGGCATCGTAACGGTGGATCCCACCGGCTTTGTCACCCCAGTCGGCGAAGGGGAGGTGAAGATCACCGCCGTGGCAGGCGGAAAAACGGCCGTCGTTGATTGTCGTGTGTTGGATTTCGACAAGCCGATCCCGATTAACTTCGCCAACGAAATTACCCCCGTCTTTACCAAGCTTGGTTGTAATGCGGGCGGGTGTCACGGCAAGTCGGGCGGCCAGAACGGCTTCAAGCTGTCGCTGCTTGGCTTTTATCCGAACGAAGATTACGAGTGGCTGGTGAAAGAGCATCGCGGCCGGCGGATCTTTCCCGGCTCGCCCGAGCACAGCCTGATCTTGACCAAGCCGCTGAACAAGCTGCCCCATGGCGGCGGCCGGCGACTGGATGAAGGCTCCTATGAATGGGAGTTGCTCGTCCGCTGGATCGAACAAGGCATGCCGTACGGCTCGGCCGACGACGCGGTGGTGGAACGGATCGAAGTCTCGCCGCCCAGCCGCAGCATGAATCGCGATAGCCGCCAGCAGGTCAAAGTGCTGGCCCACTATTCCGATGGATCGGCTCGCGACGTCACCCGACTCGCCACGTACGAGTCGAACGATACAGAAATGGCCGAATCGACGACCTCCGGCCTGATCACCGTGTTTGATCGTCCCGGCGACGTGGCGGTGATGGTCCGTTTCCAGGGCCAGGTCGACGTCTTCCGCGCCAGCATTCCGCTGGGACTGCCGGTGACCAGCGCTCCGCCCAACAAGAATTTCGTCGACCAGCATGTGTTCAGCAAGCTGACATCGCTGGGGATTCCCCCGTCGCCTGTGTGCGACGATTCGACCTTCATCCGCCGGGTCAGCCTCGATATTGCGGGCCGGTTGCCGACCGCAGCGGAAGCTCAGGCGTTTGTCGAGAGCACCAGTCCAAACAAGCGGGACCAGCTGATCGATGACCTGCTGGCCAGCCCCGGTTATGGCGACTACTTCGCCAATAAATGGGTGATGGTGCTGCGGAATACGCGAATCGCTGGAAATACGGGCGTTTCTTTCCGCTTCCATGACTGGGTCCGCCGGGCAATGCAGGAGAACATGCCGTACGACGACTTTGTCCGCAACATTGTGGCGGCCACCGGCGACGTCGACAAAAATCCGGCCGCTTCCTGGTACACACAGGTTTCCAACACCACCTCGCAAGTGGAAGACACGGCCCAGCTGTTCCTGGGGCTGCGGGTGCAATGCGCTCGCTGCCACCATCATCCGTTTGAACGCTGGAGCCAGAACGATTACTACGGGTTCCAGGCGTTTTTCTCGCAGGTCGGCCTGAAGCCGAACAGTCGCGCCCTGGTCAACGGCTATGTGTCCCACCTGGGCAAGCCGGCAACGGCCCGTAATCCGCGGAACGGACAGGACCTGCAGCCGACCGGTCTGGGCGGCCAGCCGATCGACCTGCCGGCCTATGAAGACCCGCGGCACGCGCTGGTCGACTGGATGGCGGAGCCCGATAATCCATTCTTCGCCAAGGCGCTCGTCAATCGTTACTGGAAGCATTTCTTCGGCCGCGGCATTGTGGATCCCGAAGACGACATGCGAGTGACCAATCCGCCGACCAATCCGGCCCTGCTGGACGCCCTGGCCCAGAGCTTCATCGCCAGCGACTACGACCTGCGCGAGCTGGTCCGTACGATCTGCCGCTCGAACGCCTATCAGCTCAGTTCCGAACCGACCGAGTACAACGCGACCGACAAGCTGAACTTTTCCAGCTTCTATCCGCGTCGTTTGAACGCGGAGCCGCTGTATGACGCGATCAACCAGGTGTCGGGCGTGAACGCCGTGTTCGCCGGTCTCCCGCAAGGCACCCGGGCGGTCGAGTTGCCGGACGCCGGCTTCAACGACTACTTTCTGCTGGTGTTCGGCAAGCCCCAGGCGGAAAGCGCCTGCGAGTGTGAACGCAGTCCTGATGCGAATCTGGCCCAGTCGCTGCACCTGTTGAACTCAACCGATATCCAGGCCAAGCTCTCCGCCGGCAACGGCCGCGCCGCCCAGCTGGCCGCCGATACAGAACGCGACGACGCTGCCAAAATTACCGAACTTTATTATTGGTCTTTCGCCCGCGCTCCCAAGCCGGACGAATTAGAATTGGTCCTGGCCTATGTCGACCGCAAAGCCAACAAGCGGCAAGCCTACGAAGACATCATGTGGGCCATGTTCAACACCAAAGAATTCCTGTTCAATCGCTAACGGCTAATCGCAATCAAGGCGGCGGGAAGCTCCCGGATCACCGGACAGATCGGACCGCGCGACCCACGGAGAAATCGCCCGTTACTGGAGGTATCAAGAATGTTGCAGCGTCCTGCTTTGACGATCGTCTGTGCAGCGTTATGCGGCGCGTTCCCCCTGGCGGCGCTCGCCCAGTTTCCGGCCGCTCGACTGGGCGCTGTTTCGCCTACCGGGATCCAGGCCGGGCAAGCGGTCGAATTGGTTCTGGCCGGAAGCGATCTCGACGACGTGCAAACGCTGCGATTCTCGCACCCGGGCATTACGGCCAGGCAGAAACTGGCCGAGCCGAACGGCTTCGACAAAACCCCGTTGCCGCTGGACGGCGTGTTCGAGGTCCAGGCGGCCGCCAATGTGCCGCCGGGCGCCTATGAGGTCAGGGCCGAAGGCAAGTACGGCGTCTCCAATCCCCGCTGGTTCTTTGTCGGGGCGATCGCCGAACATCAGGAGACGGAGCCTAATAACCAGGCCGACGCGGCGAATACGATCGCCCTGCCAGCCGCCGTCAGCGGCAGCAGCCAGGCCGCCGCCGATGTGGACTATTACGCCGTGGAAGCGGCCGCCGGCCAGCGGATCGTGATCAACTGTCTGTCCCGCCGGATCGATTCGCGGATGGACCTGGTCGTGGTCGTGCTTGATCCCCAGGGACGCGTGCTAGCCAACAGCCGCGACGAGGTCCAGGGCGACCCGCTCATCGACTTCACCGCGCCGCGGGCCGATCGGTATCTGGTCAAAGTCTATGACACCGTTTACGAAGGCGGCCCTGATTATTTCTATCGCCTGGTAATCGGCTCGCAACCACATATCGACTATGTGTTTCCGCCTGCCAGCCTGCCCGGAAACGGCCAGTTTACGATCTATGGGCGAAACCTTCCCGGCGGCCAGAACGCAGGCGTCTCTCTCGACGGCGCCGCCCTGCAGAAGCTGAATGTCACGGTCCCCATTCCGGCCGCCCCGCAACTGAACGTTGACAGCGGGATCGATGCGGCGGCGGGATCGGTTGACGGAACCACCTGGCGGCTTGCTTCGCCACAGGGCCTGTCCAACGCCGTGCTGCTTTCCACCGCCAGAGCGAAGGTCGTTCTGGAAACGGAACCGAACAACAACGATCAGCAGTCGCAGAAACTCACGCTTCCCTGTGAAGCGGCGGGCCAGTTCTATCCCCAGCGGGATCGCGACTGGTATGAGTTTGAAGCGAAAGAAGGCGAGCAGTTCTCCCTTGAAGTCATCTCGCAGCGACTGGGCGTCAAGTCGAACCCCGCCTTGCTCCTGATGCAGGTCGTACCGCCTGGTGAGGACGAGAAGGAGCCAACGCTCAAAATTCTGCAGCAGTCCGAAAACTCCGGCGACAGCGAAGGCGGCAACGAAGTCGCCACGCTGAACGAAGACCCCCAGCTGCAGTTCACGGCGCCTGCCGACGGGACGTACCGGGTGCTGGTTTACGACCTGCGGGCTTCCCTGCGGGACGATCCGCGTCTGGTTTACCGGTTGTTAGTACGACAAGCCCAGCCCGACTTCCGCTTGACGGCGGCGGCCGAGTTCTCTTACGCGGCCGTGAACCTGCGGCCCGGCGACCAGACAGCCGTCCGCGTGGCGGCCTTCCGATCCGATGGTTTCGACGGCGAGATTCGCGTCACCGCCGCCGGCCTGCCGCCAGGCGTTACCGCGAGTGAGGCCGTAATCGGTCCTGGCAAAACGGCGGCCGCCATCATTCTGAAAGCGGCCCCCAATGCGGCCCCGGGGACATCCTCTTTGAAAGTTACGGGAACCGCCAAAGTCGGCGCGGCCAACGTCGTCCGCGAGGCTCGGCTGGCGACTCCCAAATGGTCGCAGCCCTACGTGGCCAACAACCAGCCGCAAATGCAGCTGGAATCCCGCCTGACTCCCACGCTGGCGGTCAGCGTACTCAAAGATACTCCCGCCCCGATGACCGCTTTCGAGGCCGGCGCCGCAGCGCCCTATGAAACGTCCCGCGGCGGCATCCTCAAAATTCCCTACACCCGCAGCGGACCGTTCACGGGCAAGATCCTGCAGGCCGAAGTCGTCGATCTGCCGCCGAATGTAACGTCTGTCCGGGCCGATATCACCGCGGCCAAAGGGGAGATCGAACTCAAAGTGTTAGCCGCCGCCGTGCCGGGAACTTACACCCTGTACCTGGACGGGCTGGCCGAAAAGGTCGACCACAGCCGCAATCCCGAAGCGGCTGCTGCAGCCGCCCTTCGCCAGAAAGAGGTCGACGGCTTCCACACCGCCGCCCTGGCCGAAGCCAAGGCTGCCGCCGATGCGAAAACCGTTGCGGACAAAGGAGTCGTTGACGGGAAAACGGCCGTCACCCAGGCGACAACCGCCCAGGTCGCAGCCGCCGCCAAAAAGACAGCAGCCGACACGGCCCTGGCGACGGCCACCGCCGCAGTCGCCCCGGCCAAAGCCGCCGTAACGGCCAAACCGGAGGATGCCGCCGCCAAAACAGCGCTGGCCGCCGCTGAGAAAGCAGTCGTCGACGCAGCCACCGCCGCCAAGGCAGCGGCCGACGGCCTGACTGCCGCCGACAAAGCACTGCTCGACGCCCAGACGGCCCTGACGGCGGCGGAGAAGGTCCAGGCCGAAGCCGACGCCCTGGCGATCGCCATGAAAGAAAAGGCCGACGCCGCCACGCTGCTTAAAGCGGAAACCGACAAGCAGAAAACGGCGCTCGACGCGGCCGCCAAACCGACGCCGGTCAACGTGCCGGTGGTGTCCTCTTCGTTCGTACTGACGATCACCGAATCGCCCATCACGCTGACGCCGCTGGCGGCTGCAACCGTCACCCAGGGAGAGAAAATCGAAATCCCGGTGACGTTCGCTCGCAAGTATGGTTACACGGCGGCCGTGACCGTTACGCAAGTCACGTCGCCTGCAGTGCCGGGGCTCTCGATTCCGAACCTGTCGATCGGGCCGAACCAGACACAGGGAAAGCTCGCGCTCTCCACCACCACGGCGACGCCGGAAGGTCCCCATACGCTGCTGCTCCGTCTGGCGATGAGTTTCAACGGTCAGAACGTGCAGATCGAAGAGCCGTTGACCATCACCATCAAAAAGGCCCCGCCAAAGCCCTGACCGGCGTGCTGTTCACGTACGCTGCCGCTTCCTTTCCCGCCTCG is part of the Lignipirellula cremea genome and encodes:
- a CDS encoding DUF1549 domain-containing protein; the encoded protein is MKRVSQFLFLAGLLAAGWAGVPGDASGQVIDFPGLGPAGALTSVAFESPLVELRGPNGRAQLVLTGAYASGQSHDQTALATYSVAPAGIVTVDPTGFVTPVGEGEVKITAVAGGKTAVVDCRVLDFDKPIPINFANEITPVFTKLGCNAGGCHGKSGGQNGFKLSLLGFYPNEDYEWLVKEHRGRRIFPGSPEHSLILTKPLNKLPHGGGRRLDEGSYEWELLVRWIEQGMPYGSADDAVVERIEVSPPSRSMNRDSRQQVKVLAHYSDGSARDVTRLATYESNDTEMAESTTSGLITVFDRPGDVAVMVRFQGQVDVFRASIPLGLPVTSAPPNKNFVDQHVFSKLTSLGIPPSPVCDDSTFIRRVSLDIAGRLPTAAEAQAFVESTSPNKRDQLIDDLLASPGYGDYFANKWVMVLRNTRIAGNTGVSFRFHDWVRRAMQENMPYDDFVRNIVAATGDVDKNPAASWYTQVSNTTSQVEDTAQLFLGLRVQCARCHHHPFERWSQNDYYGFQAFFSQVGLKPNSRALVNGYVSHLGKPATARNPRNGQDLQPTGLGGQPIDLPAYEDPRHALVDWMAEPDNPFFAKALVNRYWKHFFGRGIVDPEDDMRVTNPPTNPALLDALAQSFIASDYDLRELVRTICRSNAYQLSSEPTEYNATDKLNFSSFYPRRLNAEPLYDAINQVSGVNAVFAGLPQGTRAVELPDAGFNDYFLLVFGKPQAESACECERSPDANLAQSLHLLNSTDIQAKLSAGNGRAAQLAADTERDDAAKITELYYWSFARAPKPDELELVLAYVDRKANKRQAYEDIMWAMFNTKEFLFNR
- a CDS encoding PPC domain-containing protein, whose protein sequence is MLQRPALTIVCAALCGAFPLAALAQFPAARLGAVSPTGIQAGQAVELVLAGSDLDDVQTLRFSHPGITARQKLAEPNGFDKTPLPLDGVFEVQAAANVPPGAYEVRAEGKYGVSNPRWFFVGAIAEHQETEPNNQADAANTIALPAAVSGSSQAAADVDYYAVEAAAGQRIVINCLSRRIDSRMDLVVVVLDPQGRVLANSRDEVQGDPLIDFTAPRADRYLVKVYDTVYEGGPDYFYRLVIGSQPHIDYVFPPASLPGNGQFTIYGRNLPGGQNAGVSLDGAALQKLNVTVPIPAAPQLNVDSGIDAAAGSVDGTTWRLASPQGLSNAVLLSTARAKVVLETEPNNNDQQSQKLTLPCEAAGQFYPQRDRDWYEFEAKEGEQFSLEVISQRLGVKSNPALLLMQVVPPGEDEKEPTLKILQQSENSGDSEGGNEVATLNEDPQLQFTAPADGTYRVLVYDLRASLRDDPRLVYRLLVRQAQPDFRLTAAAEFSYAAVNLRPGDQTAVRVAAFRSDGFDGEIRVTAAGLPPGVTASEAVIGPGKTAAAIILKAAPNAAPGTSSLKVTGTAKVGAANVVREARLATPKWSQPYVANNQPQMQLESRLTPTLAVSVLKDTPAPMTAFEAGAAAPYETSRGGILKIPYTRSGPFTGKILQAEVVDLPPNVTSVRADITAAKGEIELKVLAAAVPGTYTLYLDGLAEKVDHSRNPEAAAAAALRQKEVDGFHTAALAEAKAAADAKTVADKGVVDGKTAVTQATTAQVAAAAKKTAADTALATATAAVAPAKAAVTAKPEDAAAKTALAAAEKAVVDAATAAKAAADGLTAADKALLDAQTALTAAEKVQAEADALAIAMKEKADAATLLKAETDKQKTALDAAAKPTPVNVPVVSSSFVLTITESPITLTPLAAATVTQGEKIEIPVTFARKYGYTAAVTVTQVTSPAVPGLSIPNLSIGPNQTQGKLALSTTTATPEGPHTLLLRLAMSFNGQNVQIEEPLTITIKKAPPKP